In Punica granatum isolate Tunisia-2019 unplaced genomic scaffold, ASM765513v2 Contig00063, whole genome shotgun sequence, the following are encoded in one genomic region:
- the LOC116190002 gene encoding wiskott-Aldrich syndrome protein family member 1-like, whose product MAGNNQTRGTRRHGKSIGRQHEYQYDGTYGYALRPKPSFFELHSAPVRKPTVDPNPVVPPIYVTDSEDISFPAMTYAPAVHPNSDPLPPPPAPTAVPLPPAAFLSMDSAMHTLPPLNIPTQPPIYTIPPPTIPLVTIARAPIPTTDHFPFQTPQPKISFSYPAPPSLNIPPTEPGTPTQAAPPPLPTNIPPKVENEQERRIRRMEETIGALQASSSRFDYGDSNSNLFPGMWLPPKIKIPNFKRYDGTSDSRHHLCHYQSKMMSYKDYEKFVVQTFQDSLAGSALDWFMTLKADDIPTWTDLSQKFLDQYRFCAESPYTPRSQHNGDEGKSGFRSLCGRMEGKSSEAYSPDH is encoded by the coding sequence ATGGCTGGAAACAACCAAACTCGAGGCACTCGAAGGCATGGTAAATCAATTGGCCGCCAACATGAATACCAATATGACGGAACTTATGGCTATGCTCTGAGACCAAAACCGAGCTTCTTCGAGCTACACTCCGCTCCCGTGCGCAAGCCAACTGTAGACCCGAATCCGGTCGTTCCACCGATCTATGTTACGGATAGTGAGGACATATCTTTTCCTGCAATGACATATGCACCGGCGGTCCATCCGAATAGTGATCCCCtaccgccaccacctgctccTACAGCAGTTCCATTGCCACCAGCGGCTTTCCTATCTATGGATTCCGCTATGCACACTTTGCCGCCACTCAACATACCGACTCAACCTCCAATCTATACTATCCCTCCACCGACAATTCCTCTGGTCACGATTGCACGGGCTCCTATTCCCACCACAGACCATtttcctttccaaactccACAACCCAAAATAAGCTTCTCTTACCCCGCTCCACCATCTCTaaacattcctcccactgaaccaggcacgcctactcaggctGCCCCTCCACCTCTACCAACAAACATTCCTCCTAAAGTGGAGAATGAGCAAGAGAGGAGAATAagaagaatggaggaaaccatcgGAGCCCTCCAAGCAAGCAGTTCCCGTTTTGATTACGGTGATAGCAACTCGAATCTATTCCCGGGCATGTGGTTGCCCCCAAAGATCAAGATTCCAAATTTCAAGAGATACGATGGGACAAGCGACTCGCGACATCACCTCTGCCATTATCAGAGTAAAATGATGTCATACAAGGATTATGAGAAATTCGTCGTTCAGACGTTCCAGGATAGTCTTGCAGGATCAGCACTAGATTGGTTCATGACGTTGAAGGCTGACGACATCCCCACTTGGACTGATCTCTCCcagaagttcctcgaccagtatcgATTTTGTGCAGAGTCACCCTACACTCCTCGATCTCAGCATAATGGAGATGAAGGAAAATCAGGCTTTCGAAGCCTATGCGGTagaatggaggggaaaagcagCGAAGCATATTCCCCCGATCActaa